A section of the Salmo salar chromosome ssa05, Ssal_v3.1, whole genome shotgun sequence genome encodes:
- the LOC106605052 gene encoding dual specificity protein kinase Ttk isoform X3 has product MCNTKKSTWILQRAIELNAKPNDLLEAAMQNLTLGKAELLSSEDKENVPVSTYNTHGSAKNGTEFRKVWRNSDGTGDLQLSSIFSSGTVEPRNGPQEDEVPAWRSGSQRKRAVGMPGRESSALQAISEMDDDDRDGRQVKREAPISSSLSRQTSGSSATFTLSLAKKRVEDGDFFNLKTPIISPEPRPWKDMGIVDSTTTLLHRQDRRDATRMEDSTDNINQIIGSNSPEACWMYLTKLEKRGNPQTDTNLLLKLKDCYSRVFSRLPLRMYSNSESYAKMLVRYAELKGIDDPDDARDNFIVARSNCKGFAFVHIAHAQFEVARGQVKKGTSILQKALQVNAKPTELIETAMQKLKVGNYQFLPAEDQESLPEPVSHASLSLSNYGREREPEIPARLPLSQTQPIPSSMELSSGWKIPAHVSRVVSPEEKHTPPDFTPIPRLVDSLPTPSLPLPSRLNPPVDCQMPNYKDTRANSYVTPGIKRNPPYAAPLSAAHKAGPAQQQPCTPLSQASYAQQTHQGSAAALSNKSIMIKGKRFLVLKMIGRGGSSKVYQVLDQRNQLFAVKYVNLEEADAQTVESYKNEIEHLNRLQQYSDQIIKLYDYEITNSYIYMLMECGNLDLSTWLRNRKTVNPLERKLYWKNMLEAVQTIHKHGIVHSDLKPANFVIVNASLKLIDFGIANRIQPDVTSIMKDSQVGTLNYMPPEAIKDTSSQPGKASSKISTKGDVWSLGCIMYCMTYGKTPFQTITNQITKLHAIIDPTHEIEFPDIAEKDLLDVLKRCLVRNPRDRISIAELLEHSYLKLQSQQQSPVPAPPDNNDLKRILNELAALQSPNSIARAANNLAKMCNSGRKLEAAGCVKSSSQLNWKM; this is encoded by the exons ATGT GCAACACAAAGAAAAGTACTTGGATACTTCAGAGGGCCATTGAACTGAATGCCAAACCCAACGACCTGCTGGAGGCTGCTATGCAGAACTTGACTTTGGGCAAAGCAGAACTTCTTTCCTCTGAGGATAAGGAAAATGTACCAG TCTCAACTTACAATACACATGGTTCTGCGAAAAATGGAACAGAATTTCGCAAAGTCTGGAGAAACTCCGACGGTACAGGCGACTTGCAGCTTTCCAGTATTTTTTCTTCAGG AACAGTGGAACCACGGAATGGACCCCAAGAGGACGAGGTTCCAGCTTGGAGGTCTGGGTCTCAACGAAAGAGAGCCGTTGGCATG ccagggagagagagcagtgcACTACAGGCAATCTCAGAAATGGATGATGATGACCGTGATGGAAGACAAGTGAAGAGGGAGGCTCCCATCTCAAGTAGCTTGTCCAG GCAAACTTCTGGTTCAAGTGCGACGTTTACCTTGTCCTTGGCCAAGAAGCGTGTTGAAGATGGGGACTTCTTCAATCTTAAG ACACCTATCATTAGTCCTGAGCCACGCCCATGGAAGGACATGGGAATTGTTgactccaccactacactacttcACAGGCAAGATAGGAGAGATGCCACTAGGATGGAAG ATAGCACTGACAATATAAACCAGATAATCGGTTCCAACTCCCCTGAGGCTTGCTGGATGTATCTGACCAAGCTGGAGAAGAGGGGCAATCCTCAGACAGACACCAACCTTCTCCTAAAGCTGAAGGACTGCTATTCCAGAGTCTTCTCCAGACTGCCATTGAGAATGTACAGCAACAGTGAGAGCTATGCCAAGATGCTGGTCCGATATGCTGAACTCAAAGG CATTGATGACCCAGACGATGCTCGGGACAACTTCATCGTTGCGAGATCCAACTGCAAAGGCTTTGCCTTTGTGCACATAGCACATGCTCAGTTTGAGGTTGCTCGAG GTCAGGTCAAGAAAGGCACGTCAATACTACAGAAAGCCCTTCAGGTGAACGCAAAGCCCACTGAACTAATTGAGACTGCAATGCAGAAACTAAAAGTCGGGAATTACCAGTTTCTCCCCGCAGAAGACCAAGAGAGTCTCCCAG AGCCAGTGTCTCACGCGTCATTGAGTCTGTCAAACTATGGTAGAGAGAGGGAGCCGGAGATTCCCGCCCGTTTACCTCTGAGCCAGACACAGCCCATACCCTCTAGTATGGAGCTGTCTTCAGGGTGGAAAATACCAGCCCACGTCAGCAGAGTTGTGTCTCCAGAG GAGAAGCACACCCCTCCTGATTTCACACCCATTCCACGTCTGGTGGACTCTCTACCCaccccatcccttcctctcccATCCAGACTCAACCCACCCGTCGACTGCCAGATGCCCAACTACAAAGACACCAGGGCCAACAG TTACGTTACCCCTGGGATCAAGAGGAACCCCCCATATGCGGCCCCTCTCTCAGCAGCCCATAAAGCCGGCCCTGCCCAGCAGCAGCCGTGCACCCCCCTCAGCCAGGCGTCCTATGCCCAACAGACCCACCAG GGTTCTGCAGCTGCTCTCTCGAACAAGTCCATCATGATAAAGGGCAAACGGTTCCTCGTCCTGAAGATGATTGGTCGAGGTGGATCCAGTAAG GTGTACCAGGTTCTGGACCAACGTAATCAGCTGTTTGCTGTGAAGTATGTGAACCTGGAGGAGGCTGATGCCCAGACAGTGGAGAGCTACAAGAACGAGATAGAGCATCTCAATCGCCTGCAGCAGTACAGTGATCAGATCATCAAGCTGTATGATTA TGAAATAACCAACAGCTACATCTACATGCTGATGGAATGTGGTAACCTGGACCTCAGCACCTGGCTACGGAACCGTAAAACTGTCAACCCGCTGGAGAGGAAGTTATACTGGAAGAATATGCTGGAGGCAGTCCAGACCATCCACAAACATG GTATTGTCCATAGTGATTTGAAGCCAGCCAATTTTGTGATTGTGAATGCCTCGCTGAAATTGATCGACTTTGGCATTGCAAACCGCATCCAGCCTGATGTGACAAGCATTATGAAAGATTCTCAA GTTGGGACCTTGAACTACATGCCCCCTGAAGCCATCAAAGACACTTCATCCCAGCCAGGGAAGGCAAGCTCTAAG ATTAGTACTAAAGGTGATGTGTGGTCCCTTGGTTGCATCATGTACTGCATGACCTATGGGAAGACTCCATTCCAGACCATCACCAACCAGATCACCAAGCTACACGCCATCATTGACCCGACCCATGAGATAGAGTTCCCTGACATTGCAGAGAAGGATCTGCTAGATGTGTTGAAG AGGTGCTTGGTACGAAACCCAAGAGATCGGATTTCCATCGCGGAGCTGCTGGAGCATTCATACCTAAAGCTTCAGTCTCAGCAACAGTCACCTGTGCCAG CACCTCCTGACAATAACGATCTGAAGAGGATCCTCAACGAGCTCGCTGCCTTACAGTCTCCCAACAGCATTGCCAGGGCTGCTAAT AACTTGGCGAAAATGTGCAACAGTGGTCGGAAACTGGAAGCTGCAGGGTGTGTAAAGTCATCCAGCCAGCTCAACTGGAAGATGTAG
- the LOC106605052 gene encoding dual specificity protein kinase Ttk isoform X2, whose translation MLEEEHTDRQHQLAMLCQKLDRIKTRYLIEGNTKKSTWILQRAIELNAKPNDLLEAAMQNLTLGKAELLSSEDKENVPVSTYNTHGSAKNGTEFRKVWRNSDGTGDLQLSSIFSSGTVEPRNGPQEDEVPAWRSGSQRKRAVGMPGRESSALQAISEMDDDDRDGRQVKREAPISSSLSRQTSGSSATFTLSLAKKRVEDGDFFNLKTPIISPEPRPWKDMGIVDSTTTLLHRQDRRDATRMEDSTDNINQIIGSNSPEACWMYLTKLEKRGNPQTDTNLLLKLKDCYSRVFSRLPLRMYSNSESYAKMLVRYAELKGIDDPDDARDNFIVARSNCKGFAFVHIAHAQFEVARGQVKKGTSILQKALQVNAKPTELIETAMQKLKVGNYQFLPAEDQESLPEPVSHASLSLSNYGREREPEIPARLPLSQTQPIPSSMELSSGWKIPAHVSRVVSPEEKHTPPDFTPIPRLVDSLPTPSLPLPSRLNPPVDCQMPNYKDTRANSYVTPGIKRNPPYAAPLSAAHKAGPAQQQPCTPLSQASYAQQTHQGSAAALSNKSIMIKGKRFLVLKMIGRGGSSKVYQVLDQRNQLFAVKYVNLEEADAQTVESYKNEIEHLNRLQQYSDQIIKLYDYEITNSYIYMLMECGNLDLSTWLRNRKTVNPLERKLYWKNMLEAVQTIHKHGIVHSDLKPANFVIVNASLKLIDFGIANRIQPDVTSIMKDSQVGTLNYMPPEAIKDTSSQPGKASSKISTKGDVWSLGCIMYCMTYGKTPFQTITNQITKLHAIIDPTHEIEFPDIAEKDLLDVLKRCLVRNPRDRISIAELLEHSYLKLQSQQQSPVPAPPDNNDLKRILNELAALQSPNSIARAANNLAKMCNSGRKLEAAGCVKSSSQLNWKM comes from the exons ATGTTGGAGGAggagcatacagacagacagcaccaacTTGCCATGTTGTGTCAGAAACTCGACCGAATTAAAACAAGATATCTAATCGAAG GCAACACAAAGAAAAGTACTTGGATACTTCAGAGGGCCATTGAACTGAATGCCAAACCCAACGACCTGCTGGAGGCTGCTATGCAGAACTTGACTTTGGGCAAAGCAGAACTTCTTTCCTCTGAGGATAAGGAAAATGTACCAG TCTCAACTTACAATACACATGGTTCTGCGAAAAATGGAACAGAATTTCGCAAAGTCTGGAGAAACTCCGACGGTACAGGCGACTTGCAGCTTTCCAGTATTTTTTCTTCAGG AACAGTGGAACCACGGAATGGACCCCAAGAGGACGAGGTTCCAGCTTGGAGGTCTGGGTCTCAACGAAAGAGAGCCGTTGGCATG ccagggagagagagcagtgcACTACAGGCAATCTCAGAAATGGATGATGATGACCGTGATGGAAGACAAGTGAAGAGGGAGGCTCCCATCTCAAGTAGCTTGTCCAG GCAAACTTCTGGTTCAAGTGCGACGTTTACCTTGTCCTTGGCCAAGAAGCGTGTTGAAGATGGGGACTTCTTCAATCTTAAG ACACCTATCATTAGTCCTGAGCCACGCCCATGGAAGGACATGGGAATTGTTgactccaccactacactacttcACAGGCAAGATAGGAGAGATGCCACTAGGATGGAAG ATAGCACTGACAATATAAACCAGATAATCGGTTCCAACTCCCCTGAGGCTTGCTGGATGTATCTGACCAAGCTGGAGAAGAGGGGCAATCCTCAGACAGACACCAACCTTCTCCTAAAGCTGAAGGACTGCTATTCCAGAGTCTTCTCCAGACTGCCATTGAGAATGTACAGCAACAGTGAGAGCTATGCCAAGATGCTGGTCCGATATGCTGAACTCAAAGG CATTGATGACCCAGACGATGCTCGGGACAACTTCATCGTTGCGAGATCCAACTGCAAAGGCTTTGCCTTTGTGCACATAGCACATGCTCAGTTTGAGGTTGCTCGAG GTCAGGTCAAGAAAGGCACGTCAATACTACAGAAAGCCCTTCAGGTGAACGCAAAGCCCACTGAACTAATTGAGACTGCAATGCAGAAACTAAAAGTCGGGAATTACCAGTTTCTCCCCGCAGAAGACCAAGAGAGTCTCCCAG AGCCAGTGTCTCACGCGTCATTGAGTCTGTCAAACTATGGTAGAGAGAGGGAGCCGGAGATTCCCGCCCGTTTACCTCTGAGCCAGACACAGCCCATACCCTCTAGTATGGAGCTGTCTTCAGGGTGGAAAATACCAGCCCACGTCAGCAGAGTTGTGTCTCCAGAG GAGAAGCACACCCCTCCTGATTTCACACCCATTCCACGTCTGGTGGACTCTCTACCCaccccatcccttcctctcccATCCAGACTCAACCCACCCGTCGACTGCCAGATGCCCAACTACAAAGACACCAGGGCCAACAG TTACGTTACCCCTGGGATCAAGAGGAACCCCCCATATGCGGCCCCTCTCTCAGCAGCCCATAAAGCCGGCCCTGCCCAGCAGCAGCCGTGCACCCCCCTCAGCCAGGCGTCCTATGCCCAACAGACCCACCAG GGTTCTGCAGCTGCTCTCTCGAACAAGTCCATCATGATAAAGGGCAAACGGTTCCTCGTCCTGAAGATGATTGGTCGAGGTGGATCCAGTAAG GTGTACCAGGTTCTGGACCAACGTAATCAGCTGTTTGCTGTGAAGTATGTGAACCTGGAGGAGGCTGATGCCCAGACAGTGGAGAGCTACAAGAACGAGATAGAGCATCTCAATCGCCTGCAGCAGTACAGTGATCAGATCATCAAGCTGTATGATTA TGAAATAACCAACAGCTACATCTACATGCTGATGGAATGTGGTAACCTGGACCTCAGCACCTGGCTACGGAACCGTAAAACTGTCAACCCGCTGGAGAGGAAGTTATACTGGAAGAATATGCTGGAGGCAGTCCAGACCATCCACAAACATG GTATTGTCCATAGTGATTTGAAGCCAGCCAATTTTGTGATTGTGAATGCCTCGCTGAAATTGATCGACTTTGGCATTGCAAACCGCATCCAGCCTGATGTGACAAGCATTATGAAAGATTCTCAA GTTGGGACCTTGAACTACATGCCCCCTGAAGCCATCAAAGACACTTCATCCCAGCCAGGGAAGGCAAGCTCTAAG ATTAGTACTAAAGGTGATGTGTGGTCCCTTGGTTGCATCATGTACTGCATGACCTATGGGAAGACTCCATTCCAGACCATCACCAACCAGATCACCAAGCTACACGCCATCATTGACCCGACCCATGAGATAGAGTTCCCTGACATTGCAGAGAAGGATCTGCTAGATGTGTTGAAG AGGTGCTTGGTACGAAACCCAAGAGATCGGATTTCCATCGCGGAGCTGCTGGAGCATTCATACCTAAAGCTTCAGTCTCAGCAACAGTCACCTGTGCCAG CACCTCCTGACAATAACGATCTGAAGAGGATCCTCAACGAGCTCGCTGCCTTACAGTCTCCCAACAGCATTGCCAGGGCTGCTAAT AACTTGGCGAAAATGTGCAACAGTGGTCGGAAACTGGAAGCTGCAGGGTGTGTAAAGTCATCCAGCCAGCTCAACTGGAAGATGTAG
- the LOC106605052 gene encoding dual specificity protein kinase Ttk isoform X1 has product MLEEEHTDRQHQLAMLCQKLDRIKTRYLIEDDTDNINQAIGSNSPETCLAYLMDLEKKRDPHLDPSHLKKLTDFYTRVFSTMPLGKHCQNESYARMLVRFAELNVIQDTNGAEGNFNVATTHCQDFAFVHIAHAQFELSQGNTKKSTWILQRAIELNAKPNDLLEAAMQNLTLGKAELLSSEDKENVPVSTYNTHGSAKNGTEFRKVWRNSDGTGDLQLSSIFSSGTVEPRNGPQEDEVPAWRSGSQRKRAVGMPGRESSALQAISEMDDDDRDGRQVKREAPISSSLSRQTSGSSATFTLSLAKKRVEDGDFFNLKTPIISPEPRPWKDMGIVDSTTTLLHRQDRRDATRMEDSTDNINQIIGSNSPEACWMYLTKLEKRGNPQTDTNLLLKLKDCYSRVFSRLPLRMYSNSESYAKMLVRYAELKGIDDPDDARDNFIVARSNCKGFAFVHIAHAQFEVARGQVKKGTSILQKALQVNAKPTELIETAMQKLKVGNYQFLPAEDQESLPEPVSHASLSLSNYGREREPEIPARLPLSQTQPIPSSMELSSGWKIPAHVSRVVSPEEKHTPPDFTPIPRLVDSLPTPSLPLPSRLNPPVDCQMPNYKDTRANSYVTPGIKRNPPYAAPLSAAHKAGPAQQQPCTPLSQASYAQQTHQGSAAALSNKSIMIKGKRFLVLKMIGRGGSSKVYQVLDQRNQLFAVKYVNLEEADAQTVESYKNEIEHLNRLQQYSDQIIKLYDYEITNSYIYMLMECGNLDLSTWLRNRKTVNPLERKLYWKNMLEAVQTIHKHGIVHSDLKPANFVIVNASLKLIDFGIANRIQPDVTSIMKDSQVGTLNYMPPEAIKDTSSQPGKASSKISTKGDVWSLGCIMYCMTYGKTPFQTITNQITKLHAIIDPTHEIEFPDIAEKDLLDVLKRCLVRNPRDRISIAELLEHSYLKLQSQQQSPVPAPPDNNDLKRILNELAALQSPNSIARAANNLAKMCNSGRKLEAAGCVKSSSQLNWKM; this is encoded by the exons ATGTTGGAGGAggagcatacagacagacagcaccaacTTGCCATGTTGTGTCAGAAACTCGACCGAATTAAAACAAGATATCTAATCGAAG ATGACACTGATAATATCAACCAGGCCATTGGCTCAAATTCCCCTGAAACGTGTCTCGCATATCTGATGGACTTAGAGAAGAAAAGAGACCCTCACTTGGATCCTAGTCATCTCAAAAAGCTTACAGACTTCTATACCCGTGTATTCTCAACTATGCCACTGGGAAAACACTGCCAAAATGAGAGCTATGCCAGAATGCTGGTCAGATTTGCAGAGCTGAATGT AATCCAAGACACCAATGGGGCAGAGGGCAACTTCAATGTTGCGACTACACACTGCCAGGATTTCGCTTTTGTCCACATTGCACATGCTCAGTTTGAACTGTCTCAAG GCAACACAAAGAAAAGTACTTGGATACTTCAGAGGGCCATTGAACTGAATGCCAAACCCAACGACCTGCTGGAGGCTGCTATGCAGAACTTGACTTTGGGCAAAGCAGAACTTCTTTCCTCTGAGGATAAGGAAAATGTACCAG TCTCAACTTACAATACACATGGTTCTGCGAAAAATGGAACAGAATTTCGCAAAGTCTGGAGAAACTCCGACGGTACAGGCGACTTGCAGCTTTCCAGTATTTTTTCTTCAGG AACAGTGGAACCACGGAATGGACCCCAAGAGGACGAGGTTCCAGCTTGGAGGTCTGGGTCTCAACGAAAGAGAGCCGTTGGCATG ccagggagagagagcagtgcACTACAGGCAATCTCAGAAATGGATGATGATGACCGTGATGGAAGACAAGTGAAGAGGGAGGCTCCCATCTCAAGTAGCTTGTCCAG GCAAACTTCTGGTTCAAGTGCGACGTTTACCTTGTCCTTGGCCAAGAAGCGTGTTGAAGATGGGGACTTCTTCAATCTTAAG ACACCTATCATTAGTCCTGAGCCACGCCCATGGAAGGACATGGGAATTGTTgactccaccactacactacttcACAGGCAAGATAGGAGAGATGCCACTAGGATGGAAG ATAGCACTGACAATATAAACCAGATAATCGGTTCCAACTCCCCTGAGGCTTGCTGGATGTATCTGACCAAGCTGGAGAAGAGGGGCAATCCTCAGACAGACACCAACCTTCTCCTAAAGCTGAAGGACTGCTATTCCAGAGTCTTCTCCAGACTGCCATTGAGAATGTACAGCAACAGTGAGAGCTATGCCAAGATGCTGGTCCGATATGCTGAACTCAAAGG CATTGATGACCCAGACGATGCTCGGGACAACTTCATCGTTGCGAGATCCAACTGCAAAGGCTTTGCCTTTGTGCACATAGCACATGCTCAGTTTGAGGTTGCTCGAG GTCAGGTCAAGAAAGGCACGTCAATACTACAGAAAGCCCTTCAGGTGAACGCAAAGCCCACTGAACTAATTGAGACTGCAATGCAGAAACTAAAAGTCGGGAATTACCAGTTTCTCCCCGCAGAAGACCAAGAGAGTCTCCCAG AGCCAGTGTCTCACGCGTCATTGAGTCTGTCAAACTATGGTAGAGAGAGGGAGCCGGAGATTCCCGCCCGTTTACCTCTGAGCCAGACACAGCCCATACCCTCTAGTATGGAGCTGTCTTCAGGGTGGAAAATACCAGCCCACGTCAGCAGAGTTGTGTCTCCAGAG GAGAAGCACACCCCTCCTGATTTCACACCCATTCCACGTCTGGTGGACTCTCTACCCaccccatcccttcctctcccATCCAGACTCAACCCACCCGTCGACTGCCAGATGCCCAACTACAAAGACACCAGGGCCAACAG TTACGTTACCCCTGGGATCAAGAGGAACCCCCCATATGCGGCCCCTCTCTCAGCAGCCCATAAAGCCGGCCCTGCCCAGCAGCAGCCGTGCACCCCCCTCAGCCAGGCGTCCTATGCCCAACAGACCCACCAG GGTTCTGCAGCTGCTCTCTCGAACAAGTCCATCATGATAAAGGGCAAACGGTTCCTCGTCCTGAAGATGATTGGTCGAGGTGGATCCAGTAAG GTGTACCAGGTTCTGGACCAACGTAATCAGCTGTTTGCTGTGAAGTATGTGAACCTGGAGGAGGCTGATGCCCAGACAGTGGAGAGCTACAAGAACGAGATAGAGCATCTCAATCGCCTGCAGCAGTACAGTGATCAGATCATCAAGCTGTATGATTA TGAAATAACCAACAGCTACATCTACATGCTGATGGAATGTGGTAACCTGGACCTCAGCACCTGGCTACGGAACCGTAAAACTGTCAACCCGCTGGAGAGGAAGTTATACTGGAAGAATATGCTGGAGGCAGTCCAGACCATCCACAAACATG GTATTGTCCATAGTGATTTGAAGCCAGCCAATTTTGTGATTGTGAATGCCTCGCTGAAATTGATCGACTTTGGCATTGCAAACCGCATCCAGCCTGATGTGACAAGCATTATGAAAGATTCTCAA GTTGGGACCTTGAACTACATGCCCCCTGAAGCCATCAAAGACACTTCATCCCAGCCAGGGAAGGCAAGCTCTAAG ATTAGTACTAAAGGTGATGTGTGGTCCCTTGGTTGCATCATGTACTGCATGACCTATGGGAAGACTCCATTCCAGACCATCACCAACCAGATCACCAAGCTACACGCCATCATTGACCCGACCCATGAGATAGAGTTCCCTGACATTGCAGAGAAGGATCTGCTAGATGTGTTGAAG AGGTGCTTGGTACGAAACCCAAGAGATCGGATTTCCATCGCGGAGCTGCTGGAGCATTCATACCTAAAGCTTCAGTCTCAGCAACAGTCACCTGTGCCAG CACCTCCTGACAATAACGATCTGAAGAGGATCCTCAACGAGCTCGCTGCCTTACAGTCTCCCAACAGCATTGCCAGGGCTGCTAAT AACTTGGCGAAAATGTGCAACAGTGGTCGGAAACTGGAAGCTGCAGGGTGTGTAAAGTCATCCAGCCAGCTCAACTGGAAGATGTAG
- the LOC106605052 gene encoding dual specificity protein kinase Ttk isoform X4 codes for MQNLTLGKAELLSSEDKENVPVSTYNTHGSAKNGTEFRKVWRNSDGTGDLQLSSIFSSGTVEPRNGPQEDEVPAWRSGSQRKRAVGMPGRESSALQAISEMDDDDRDGRQVKREAPISSSLSRQTSGSSATFTLSLAKKRVEDGDFFNLKTPIISPEPRPWKDMGIVDSTTTLLHRQDRRDATRMEDSTDNINQIIGSNSPEACWMYLTKLEKRGNPQTDTNLLLKLKDCYSRVFSRLPLRMYSNSESYAKMLVRYAELKGIDDPDDARDNFIVARSNCKGFAFVHIAHAQFEVARGQVKKGTSILQKALQVNAKPTELIETAMQKLKVGNYQFLPAEDQESLPEPVSHASLSLSNYGREREPEIPARLPLSQTQPIPSSMELSSGWKIPAHVSRVVSPEEKHTPPDFTPIPRLVDSLPTPSLPLPSRLNPPVDCQMPNYKDTRANSYVTPGIKRNPPYAAPLSAAHKAGPAQQQPCTPLSQASYAQQTHQGSAAALSNKSIMIKGKRFLVLKMIGRGGSSKVYQVLDQRNQLFAVKYVNLEEADAQTVESYKNEIEHLNRLQQYSDQIIKLYDYEITNSYIYMLMECGNLDLSTWLRNRKTVNPLERKLYWKNMLEAVQTIHKHGIVHSDLKPANFVIVNASLKLIDFGIANRIQPDVTSIMKDSQVGTLNYMPPEAIKDTSSQPGKASSKISTKGDVWSLGCIMYCMTYGKTPFQTITNQITKLHAIIDPTHEIEFPDIAEKDLLDVLKRCLVRNPRDRISIAELLEHSYLKLQSQQQSPVPAPPDNNDLKRILNELAALQSPNSIARAANNLAKMCNSGRKLEAAGCVKSSSQLNWKM; via the exons ATGCAGAACTTGACTTTGGGCAAAGCAGAACTTCTTTCCTCTGAGGATAAGGAAAATGTACCAG TCTCAACTTACAATACACATGGTTCTGCGAAAAATGGAACAGAATTTCGCAAAGTCTGGAGAAACTCCGACGGTACAGGCGACTTGCAGCTTTCCAGTATTTTTTCTTCAGG AACAGTGGAACCACGGAATGGACCCCAAGAGGACGAGGTTCCAGCTTGGAGGTCTGGGTCTCAACGAAAGAGAGCCGTTGGCATG ccagggagagagagcagtgcACTACAGGCAATCTCAGAAATGGATGATGATGACCGTGATGGAAGACAAGTGAAGAGGGAGGCTCCCATCTCAAGTAGCTTGTCCAG GCAAACTTCTGGTTCAAGTGCGACGTTTACCTTGTCCTTGGCCAAGAAGCGTGTTGAAGATGGGGACTTCTTCAATCTTAAG ACACCTATCATTAGTCCTGAGCCACGCCCATGGAAGGACATGGGAATTGTTgactccaccactacactacttcACAGGCAAGATAGGAGAGATGCCACTAGGATGGAAG ATAGCACTGACAATATAAACCAGATAATCGGTTCCAACTCCCCTGAGGCTTGCTGGATGTATCTGACCAAGCTGGAGAAGAGGGGCAATCCTCAGACAGACACCAACCTTCTCCTAAAGCTGAAGGACTGCTATTCCAGAGTCTTCTCCAGACTGCCATTGAGAATGTACAGCAACAGTGAGAGCTATGCCAAGATGCTGGTCCGATATGCTGAACTCAAAGG CATTGATGACCCAGACGATGCTCGGGACAACTTCATCGTTGCGAGATCCAACTGCAAAGGCTTTGCCTTTGTGCACATAGCACATGCTCAGTTTGAGGTTGCTCGAG GTCAGGTCAAGAAAGGCACGTCAATACTACAGAAAGCCCTTCAGGTGAACGCAAAGCCCACTGAACTAATTGAGACTGCAATGCAGAAACTAAAAGTCGGGAATTACCAGTTTCTCCCCGCAGAAGACCAAGAGAGTCTCCCAG AGCCAGTGTCTCACGCGTCATTGAGTCTGTCAAACTATGGTAGAGAGAGGGAGCCGGAGATTCCCGCCCGTTTACCTCTGAGCCAGACACAGCCCATACCCTCTAGTATGGAGCTGTCTTCAGGGTGGAAAATACCAGCCCACGTCAGCAGAGTTGTGTCTCCAGAG GAGAAGCACACCCCTCCTGATTTCACACCCATTCCACGTCTGGTGGACTCTCTACCCaccccatcccttcctctcccATCCAGACTCAACCCACCCGTCGACTGCCAGATGCCCAACTACAAAGACACCAGGGCCAACAG TTACGTTACCCCTGGGATCAAGAGGAACCCCCCATATGCGGCCCCTCTCTCAGCAGCCCATAAAGCCGGCCCTGCCCAGCAGCAGCCGTGCACCCCCCTCAGCCAGGCGTCCTATGCCCAACAGACCCACCAG GGTTCTGCAGCTGCTCTCTCGAACAAGTCCATCATGATAAAGGGCAAACGGTTCCTCGTCCTGAAGATGATTGGTCGAGGTGGATCCAGTAAG GTGTACCAGGTTCTGGACCAACGTAATCAGCTGTTTGCTGTGAAGTATGTGAACCTGGAGGAGGCTGATGCCCAGACAGTGGAGAGCTACAAGAACGAGATAGAGCATCTCAATCGCCTGCAGCAGTACAGTGATCAGATCATCAAGCTGTATGATTA TGAAATAACCAACAGCTACATCTACATGCTGATGGAATGTGGTAACCTGGACCTCAGCACCTGGCTACGGAACCGTAAAACTGTCAACCCGCTGGAGAGGAAGTTATACTGGAAGAATATGCTGGAGGCAGTCCAGACCATCCACAAACATG GTATTGTCCATAGTGATTTGAAGCCAGCCAATTTTGTGATTGTGAATGCCTCGCTGAAATTGATCGACTTTGGCATTGCAAACCGCATCCAGCCTGATGTGACAAGCATTATGAAAGATTCTCAA GTTGGGACCTTGAACTACATGCCCCCTGAAGCCATCAAAGACACTTCATCCCAGCCAGGGAAGGCAAGCTCTAAG ATTAGTACTAAAGGTGATGTGTGGTCCCTTGGTTGCATCATGTACTGCATGACCTATGGGAAGACTCCATTCCAGACCATCACCAACCAGATCACCAAGCTACACGCCATCATTGACCCGACCCATGAGATAGAGTTCCCTGACATTGCAGAGAAGGATCTGCTAGATGTGTTGAAG AGGTGCTTGGTACGAAACCCAAGAGATCGGATTTCCATCGCGGAGCTGCTGGAGCATTCATACCTAAAGCTTCAGTCTCAGCAACAGTCACCTGTGCCAG CACCTCCTGACAATAACGATCTGAAGAGGATCCTCAACGAGCTCGCTGCCTTACAGTCTCCCAACAGCATTGCCAGGGCTGCTAAT AACTTGGCGAAAATGTGCAACAGTGGTCGGAAACTGGAAGCTGCAGGGTGTGTAAAGTCATCCAGCCAGCTCAACTGGAAGATGTAG